Genomic segment of Clostridiales bacterium:
CAACCATCGTAACACCTATCGTCATGGAAGGTGAATAAAATATCAGCGCAAAAATAGTCCTTGGCTTTTTAGGAATTTGCGCCAGTACCCATGCCAGCAGAAATTGAAGTACATAACCAAAAGGTCCTACTATGAGTGAAAACTTTATCGTATTCGGCAGCACATTTTTCATAAAAACGTCATCCTGAGTAAGTATTGAAATATAGTTGGACAAACCTGTAAATTTTGGCGTTTGTACAGTATTGAAATATGTAAAACTCAATATTATAGCTAATAATACAGGAAGGGCAATAAAAAACAAAAATAATATTATATAGGGCCCCAGCATTACGTATATTGATGAATCTGACTTACGCTTCATTTTAATGCTCCTTCCAACTTAATACTTTTTTCGCTGTTGCCATTTCAAAAGGTTTTATAAGTTTACCGTTGCTATCCATGTAACCAAACTCCTTCAGCTTTTTTTGAATTTCTCTGTTTGATATAATTATCGCCTGATCCAGTGCTGTCCTTGGAGCGACTCCGTTAAATACGACTTTGTTCCATGCATTGGATAATTCACGTTCTACTGAAAAATAAGCGGGATTTCTTGGTATTTCCTTTGTATTGTTAAGCTGCTGCAGTATGACTTTCTTATCATCTTCGCTGTATGCTGTTGAATTTTCAAGCGCCTTTAAATTAGCCGTATTCCATATATATTCAGGCCCATATCTCAATTGCATGTCATTGGCATAACTTGTCTGAACATTATCGCTCATCCACCACTTAATAAACTTCCAGGCATCCTCAGGTTTTTTGGAATTCTTCATTATAATACATGCTGTATTTACAGATGGATAGTAATTCAGTATTTTACCTGTCTGATCTTTGACGCCGATAGCGGGAGCTATGCCCCACTGGCCCTCTAACTCAGGTGCCGTATGCTTCAATAATATATAAGTATTCATATCGGACATACCTATCGGTATAACGCCTCTTTTAAAGCTATCGTAAAAATTTTGTATATTTTCAGGGAGGCTGTACCTTGTATATAGATTTGTCATCAATTTAAATGCCTTAACTGTATTCGGATCCCCCAGTTCAACTTTTGAACCATCCTCAGAGTAAACCTTTCCATTATATTGTTGTATGAATGGGACGGTTGTTCCAAAATGTTTTAATCCCCCTACATTGGCAATCAACGTATTAAAGCTCATCCCGTACCTTGATAGTGTAGGAAGCATTGCTATTACGTCATCCCATGTCCTTGGAACATTCAAATTCAGTTTGTTCAATATATCCTTGCGGTAAAAAAGCACATTAAAATTGGCTGTTTCTGGCACGGCATAACATGAGTCCCCTATTATATATGGCACAAACATTTCAGGATTAAAACTGTCTATGACTTTGCCGAAATCGTCAAACTGCCTCAAGTCATACAATGCACCCCTCAATGCAAAGTCAAAAGGCCTGTATGATGACGCCCCTAATACAGCATCAGGAGCCCTGCCTGATGCCACTGCCAAAAGAAGCTTTTGCTCATCAGGCATCGCGGAAATGTTGACTTTTATGTGCTCGTTCGGCTCAAATTCTTCGTTTATCATTTCTCTTAATATATCTATATGAGTCATAGGCCTGTTTACCCATATATTTAACTTAGTTTCATCCTTGCTCTCATTTTTATCATATCTTTCAAAGAAAGAAGCCAGCAGTTTTCTAGTTCCTTCATATAAATTTTTTAAGAATCCGGAATTTGCAGGAGGGATCTTGCTATAATCACCGGTAATATATATCTTATCGATCCCCATCGGCTGCTTTAACAGCTCGGGTAAAATCAACGAAATAAGATCCGTAGCCGAACCGCTGCCTTGAGATAGCTGATCAAGGTTATTTACCATAAAGTTGAGATTGCCTGAAAATTTTATAAGTTTTTCTTCCGCAACCTTTAAGTCGGCAACTTCCGGCATGTTAGTCCTATTAACAATCGAATTCAGTTCTTTATATTCATTATCTATAATGCTTGCGCACTGAAGTAAATCTTTTTTAATATCAGGTATGAATTCATCGATACCCCAATCCCTGTTTTTATCTGTCTTGTCTCCGGTTATAAATTTTATCTCAAGCGCTATATTGTTCAGCTTGTTTATTACATACAAAAGATTTTCATTAGCATTATAAAGCTTGGACGCAGTGCTTTCAATAGTCAATGTATGCTCACCCTTTTTAAGGTAAAACATATACTTTTGTTCTTTATTCCCCAGCACATTATTCTGATACTTCATTCCTGTATAATTAAACATATAGCCACTCATTTCATCGAATAGGATTTTCCCGTCTAAATATATGTTTTTAAACACAGGCATATCTTTTTTCACATCCTGGGTGAATTTAAAACCTATATAATAAAAGCCGTCCTTTGATATGTTTACTTTGTATGAAACGCCCTCCCCAGGGTTTTCCCACATGGATTCGTCTAAAGCCTGTATTTTTTTCTTCACAGGGTCATATGGAAAGGCATTTTGATTGTTTCCCTTTGAACCCCTTATATATGATTCTGATTTCTCAGAGTATTTTTCTCCTTCAATTTCAATATACTGATCTTTCGCAGGCTCTGCACCTGTATATTGCTTGCTGTACTCACTGTAATCTATAGTTTTTTTACTTCCAACCAGCTTGATTTTACCAAGATAGAAAGCTATGTCATTATTCTGGATTGTAATAGTGTTTATGCCCTTTTTTAAATTAAATATGAACGGAACTTTCAAATTATAAATAGTACTGTTTAAAGCTTTGCTCTGCCACTTATATATGCGTACCGGCGAAGGAAAAAGCTGATTTTTAAAGTCGTCTTCTTTATAATCCTGAGTTGAATCCTTCCATGAAGCCGGCAGCTTTATATTTCTACTCTCATAAAATTGATACTCTCCGTTAATCAATAAAGATATATTGAGATCTTCCATGGATGTTTCGGGTAAAAAGTAATCTAAAGCTATGTTGTACCCTCCTGCTGCCTTTACATCCACATCAAATTCTATTTTTGATTTTCCTTTAATGCTTAATATCGGCTCTTCATATCCCTTACTCTCTGATGCAGGAATCAATGTAGCCTTGCTGCTACCCGGATTAAGTTTCAGTTCAGAAGGGTTTATCGTGTAATCATCAATATTTTCAACGAGTTTAACATTATTTTGCTTTTGAGCATTGAAATAATTCTCTTCCGTTTTTTCATCAAGAGCCATCGCTGGAAATGCTGAAAATGTATTTATCAGTATTGCAAAGCATAGAAACAATATATTAAATTTAACTTTTTTCCTTACCATAGAGTTCAATCCCTTCTGAAAGTTGACATCTTAGATTTTAATTATAGAAATGTAAAGGGCAGTACTGCCCTTTACATTTCTATAATATTACTACTGTACTATTTGTTTAATGCATCAAATGCTTTCTTTGTAATTTCATTCGCTTTATCCTGAAGCTCCTGCGCTAAATCTTCCGGAGTCTTTTTCCCTGTATAAACCTGTTCTACAACCGTCTTCTCGATCGTCTTGTGGTAAGCTTCATCGAATCCCGGCGTAACTTTGAATCCATCAACATATCCGGTTCCCATATTTCCTATCATATATGCGACTCCCGGTTTTGTATTGTTAAGTTCAAGCCATTTGCTTATTACCGCCTGATCGTTTATAGCAGGAATATTGCCAAAGTTTAAAGGCTCATTGAAGAATGTATCGTCCAGCACTCCCTTGTATTTTTCCTTAAGCTTGTCTTTGTTGTAATTTTTTACAATATCATACCTATCGTCAAAGCCCTTAACATCATAAGTAAGATATTTCAAGAATCTGAACGCAGCATCAGGATTTTTGCATTTTGTTGTTATAGCAAGTGAATCGACAACCAGTCCCGGTCTTGATTTATCACCCTTGTCCTTTGTAGGGAAGGGATAATAATCCCAGTCAAAGCCACCAAAGCCGGCATTCTTGTCAAATCCAAGAGACCACGAAAAGTCCATCCATGTAGCGGCCTTGCCTTTTAACCATGCATCATAGTCGGTCTTCTCACCGACGGTATCCTCCATGAATTTCTCTCTCTTTGCATTGACATCCTTTTGCTCTTTTGACCCCTCGGGATAATTGCTTGGTACACCCAGCGCGTCCTCATGTTCATAAAGGCTTACATTTGATTTGTACAGATCTGCTGCAACATTTGCGGCATACTTCCATTCGTCTCCGAGTTCATACTCTTTCTTGGCTTCATTAAAGCTTCCCCATCCCAGACTATCATTTATCTGAGGAGGTAAATGCTTCATGATTTCATTAACTCCGTTTGTGCCAATCGAAACTCCCTTTTTAGTAGTCTTCTTAAGTATATTTACGTAGTCATCGACTGTCCAGTCATATCCTGGTACAGGTATATTATAGGAAGAAAGTAAATCTTTGTTTACAAACAGACCCCATAAATAAATCTTTTCAGGAAGCATTATCACCTTATTATTTACTGTACCATATTTAACAAAGTTATTATACAACTTCTTGCTTCCCGTATCCTTATCGAGATAAGGTTTCAGATCGATTACCCAGTCGTTCTGAACCGGCACCACAGGATTTTCAAGGTTTATGATATCCGGCATCTGATTTGAAGCAACTAACTTGGACATCTGTTCATTCCCAAGCCATTGTCCGTTAGAGAAAAATTCAACTTTTATATCGGGATTTTCTTTGTTAAATCTTTCAATAAGTTCCAATGCCATGAGCTTGTTTTCCCAGCCACCCCAAACAATTTTGACCGGCTCCTTTTTTTGCGATGTTTCTTTGGACTTCGTTTTATTGCCTGCACATGATGTCATAATCAGTGCTAAAACAGTTAAAGAAGCTACAACAAGGCTTAGTTTTCTTTTCATTTCATATCCTCCTTAATTTTATTTATAAAGCGCATGAAGCGCCTTATTTACATAATAACCTCTACGATATGCTGCCCCTTATCGGCAATATCGGGTATTATATTCCTTTGAATTTCTCTGCCATCTACAGTAATTCTTGTTACGCCGCTGGTTTTATTGTTTGGATTTTTAACATTGATTTTATATATGCTGCCCCTAAAAATACGCTTTACATTATATTCCTTCCACTCTGACGGGATACATGGCGAAATCTCCAGCCCGTCATCAACTGCCCTTACGCCTAATATCCAGTTCGTTGCAACCCTATGAAGCCACTGTGCAGATCCCGTATACCATGTCCAGCTTCCCCTTCCATAATAAGGCGATATCGGTCCGTCTGAATTTCCGGGAGTAACATATGGCTCCGACCAGTATGCATCGATATCCTTTGAACGGTTCGGCGGGCATATCCTTCTGTATGCCTCATAAGCATTCTTAGAATCCCCGATAAGTGCATAAGCCCATACCGCCCATGTAGCGGCATGTGTGTATACTCCGCCGTTTTCCCTGAGTCCCGGAGCATACCTTGATATATATCCTATATCGCTTCTTGCTTTCGTATATGCAGGATATAAAAGCAAAGCACCGTAATCCTTAAGCAGATATTTCGTAACGCTTTCCATAGCGATATTGCTTTTTTCTTCATCTGCAATTCCTGATATTACCGCCCATATGTTGGGATTTAAAAATATGCTGCCTTCATCATTTTCCTTCGATCCGACCTTAAGCCAGTTATCTGTAGTTGCCTGAAGATACCATTTTCCATCCCATCCGAATTTGTTTACCGCAAATTCCAGCGTTTTCATTACATCGCTGCATTTATCCGCAAACAGGTCATCATTTCTCATTTTAGCTACAGGTATAAAATTTTTAAGTATCATATACAAAAATTCCGCTACCCAGAAGCTTTCGCCTTTCATGCCTGAACCTACGCAGGACAAACCATCGTTCCAATCATGGTCACCCATCAGAGGAATTCCCCTCGGGCTGAACCGCGAGAAACACTTTTCGATGGCGCGCTTGCAATGTGTATACATATCAGCCGCATCTTTTCCATCTACAAAAGGCACAATTTCATTTAGTATATCAAAATCCCTGGTTTCTTTTAAATAAGCATCCATTATGAAAGGAAGCCACAGAAGGTCATCCGAACAATTTGTACGCGGTCCGCCTCCCCCTATAGTAAACCACCAGTGATAAACATCGCCCTCCTGAAACTGATTTTTAGCATGCAGCAGCAGCTGCTTTTTAGTAAACTCCGGAGCACTCTCCAAAAATATTAAGCTATCCTGAAGCTGGTCTCTGAAACCATATCCGGCGCTTACCTGATAAAGCCCTGATTTTCCCCATAATCTGCAGGAAATCGCCTGGTACTTGAGCCATATGTTCGTCATAATGTTCAACGCTTCATCCGGTGTATTTACCACCTCGGCGTCGATAAACCTGCTCCACAGCTTTAAAACTCCATCAAATGCCGCTCTGCAATCATCGACGGAAGATTTTTTTGCAAGGTCAACATAAGATTCCTTGCCCTTTTCAGCTGCCCCGAGAGTAAACACGACAGTCTTTTCTTCTCCGCTTGCTATTTCAACTTCCACTCTTATGGAAGAGCAGGCATCGGTAAATCTTCCCGATCTTCCATCTAAGTTTTTCTTTTCCATCATCACCGGATTTTTTTCATTTCTATACTGTCCTATTACCGATTCTTTATCGGTATCATAAGATGCTATCTTCTCGCTTGAAGAGTGAAAAAATGTATACCTCCATGTATCGTCATTGAGCCATATAAGTTTGCCTGCCGTCAGCGCATTGTTTTTTTCATCAAAGCCCGTATCTATAAACAATCTATGATATTCCCTGTGTTCATCTGGCGCAAAACCAAGCGCAAGCTCAAAATATGTGGTAAGATCAAGTTTTCTTTCCCTTTTGCTTTCATTTTTTATTTTAACTTCTATATATTCCATGGGATCATCCGGGGCCACAAATACTTTAGTGCTTGTATAAATTCCATCCACCTTGTGTTCAAATATACTGTAGCCTATTCCATGGCGTACCCTGTAAAATTCATAATCTGCCTGAACGGGCATCCATGCTGCAGACCAGTATTTACCGGTTTCAGTATCTCTTATGTATATATATTT
This window contains:
- a CDS encoding extracellular solute-binding protein; protein product: MVRKKVKFNILFLCFAILINTFSAFPAMALDEKTEENYFNAQKQNNVKLVENIDDYTINPSELKLNPGSSKATLIPASESKGYEEPILSIKGKSKIEFDVDVKAAGGYNIALDYFLPETSMEDLNISLLINGEYQFYESRNIKLPASWKDSTQDYKEDDFKNQLFPSPVRIYKWQSKALNSTIYNLKVPFIFNLKKGINTITIQNNDIAFYLGKIKLVGSKKTIDYSEYSKQYTGAEPAKDQYIEIEGEKYSEKSESYIRGSKGNNQNAFPYDPVKKKIQALDESMWENPGEGVSYKVNISKDGFYYIGFKFTQDVKKDMPVFKNIYLDGKILFDEMSGYMFNYTGMKYQNNVLGNKEQKYMFYLKKGEHTLTIESTASKLYNANENLLYVINKLNNIALEIKFITGDKTDKNRDWGIDEFIPDIKKDLLQCASIIDNEYKELNSIVNRTNMPEVADLKVAEEKLIKFSGNLNFMVNNLDQLSQGSGSATDLISLILPELLKQPMGIDKIYITGDYSKIPPANSGFLKNLYEGTRKLLASFFERYDKNESKDETKLNIWVNRPMTHIDILREMINEEFEPNEHIKVNISAMPDEQKLLLAVASGRAPDAVLGASSYRPFDFALRGALYDLRQFDDFGKVIDSFNPEMFVPYIIGDSCYAVPETANFNVLFYRKDILNKLNLNVPRTWDDVIAMLPTLSRYGMSFNTLIANVGGLKHFGTTVPFIQQYNGKVYSEDGSKVELGDPNTVKAFKLMTNLYTRYSLPENIQNFYDSFKRGVIPIGMSDMNTYILLKHTAPELEGQWGIAPAIGVKDQTGKILNYYPSVNTACIIMKNSKKPEDAWKFIKWWMSDNVQTSYANDMQLRYGPEYIWNTANLKALENSTAYSEDDKKVILQQLNNTKEIPRNPAYFSVERELSNAWNKVVFNGVAPRTALDQAIIISNREIQKKLKEFGYMDSNGKLIKPFEMATAKKVLSWKEH
- a CDS encoding extracellular solute-binding protein → MKRKLSLVVASLTVLALIMTSCAGNKTKSKETSQKKEPVKIVWGGWENKLMALELIERFNKENPDIKVEFFSNGQWLGNEQMSKLVASNQMPDIINLENPVVPVQNDWVIDLKPYLDKDTGSKKLYNNFVKYGTVNNKVIMLPEKIYLWGLFVNKDLLSSYNIPVPGYDWTVDDYVNILKKTTKKGVSIGTNGVNEIMKHLPPQINDSLGWGSFNEAKKEYELGDEWKYAANVAADLYKSNVSLYEHEDALGVPSNYPEGSKEQKDVNAKREKFMEDTVGEKTDYDAWLKGKAATWMDFSWSLGFDKNAGFGGFDWDYYPFPTKDKGDKSRPGLVVDSLAITTKCKNPDAAFRFLKYLTYDVKGFDDRYDIVKNYNKDKLKEKYKGVLDDTFFNEPLNFGNIPAINDQAVISKWLELNNTKPGVAYMIGNMGTGYVDGFKVTPGFDEAYHKTIEKTVVEQVYTGKKTPEDLAQELQDKANEITKKAFDALNK
- a CDS encoding glycosyl transferase, which produces MKFISKYGYFTDDGKEYVITDPHTPRPWGNVISNGDYSIIVSQTGSGYSWRGNAGQNRITRSFQDLIKDNWGKYIYIRDTETGKYWSAAWMPVQADYEFYRVRHGIGYSIFEHKVDGIYTSTKVFVAPDDPMEYIEVKIKNESKRERKLDLTTYFELALGFAPDEHREYHRLFIDTGFDEKNNALTAGKLIWLNDDTWRYTFFHSSSEKIASYDTDKESVIGQYRNEKNPVMMEKKNLDGRSGRFTDACSSIRVEVEIASGEEKTVVFTLGAAEKGKESYVDLAKKSSVDDCRAAFDGVLKLWSRFIDAEVVNTPDEALNIMTNIWLKYQAISCRLWGKSGLYQVSAGYGFRDQLQDSLIFLESAPEFTKKQLLLHAKNQFQEGDVYHWWFTIGGGGPRTNCSDDLLWLPFIMDAYLKETRDFDILNEIVPFVDGKDAADMYTHCKRAIEKCFSRFSPRGIPLMGDHDWNDGLSCVGSGMKGESFWVAEFLYMILKNFIPVAKMRNDDLFADKCSDVMKTLEFAVNKFGWDGKWYLQATTDNWLKVGSKENDEGSIFLNPNIWAVISGIADEEKSNIAMESVTKYLLKDYGALLLYPAYTKARSDIGYISRYAPGLRENGGVYTHAATWAVWAYALIGDSKNAYEAYRRICPPNRSKDIDAYWSEPYVTPGNSDGPISPYYGRGSWTWYTGSAQWLHRVATNWILGVRAVDDGLEISPCIPSEWKEYNVKRIFRGSIYKINVKNPNNKTSGVTRITVDGREIQRNIIPDIADKGQHIVEVIM